In Parageobacillus sp. KH3-4, the genomic window TTGTGCGTGCCGTAAACACCCGCTGCCAAATATCCTGTGATACCACCATTCCTAAAGTATATAGCAAAAAGTATTGAAAAATGTTCGCCCATCCCATTGATGTCAGATCAAAATGCGTGGCAGGCAATTGTTCAGAGAGTGATTTCCATCCGCCAACATAGGATAAACTAAGCGGCAGCATAACGAAAAAAATGCCGACTGTCATGACGATAAACTGAATAATATCTGTCATGGTAACGCTCCACATTCCCCCGAGAATTGTATAAAACAGCACGATTCCCCCGCCGACTAACATCGAAACCGTCATATTCCAACCTAGCACAGCATGAATAATAGTGCCCATTCCTATGACTTGCGTAACGGAAACCATCATCGTGTAAATGGCTGCTACAAGCGCGCTAATCAAGCGTGTTTCTTTATTGTACCGGCGTCCAAGCAATTCACTAATCGTAGTAACATTTGCACCATAAATTTGATGAATAAAAAACAAACCGAGCACGGTAATTCCAAGACCAATCATGAATACAAACCATATGCCTGAAAGCCCGAATTGATACCCTAATTTAGCTGTTCCTATCGTCGAGGCGCCGCCAAGAATGACCGCAGACAGACAGCCAAGATAGATAAACAATCCGAGATTTCTGCCGGCAAGCGCATAGTCTTCTACTGTTTTCGCTTTTTTCGCTCCCAAAATCCCTACGATAACTAAAAGAAGAAAATAAAATAGAATAACCCCTGTATCAAGTATGCTCATGAAAATTCCCCCATCCCCTTATTTTTAACAAATGAACTGCTGTTATTTTCCAGCCATTTTCGTCATCATCGGATGTGCGCCAATTTCTATTTCGTATTCTGTCAGTGCCTGATCTAGCATGTTTAATCCTTCGTCAATCTGCTCTTTCGTCACGGTCAACGGCGGAATCATGCGAATGACCTCTCCTTTATTCCCACATAGATAGAAAAGAACTCCTTTTTGCAGGCAGCGGTTCAAAATCTCCATCACTCCCTCTCCATTCGGTTCGCCAGTATGCGGATGAACAATCTCGATACCGATCATAAGCCCGATCGAACGCACTTCTCCAATTACTGGATGCTTTGCTTTTAACACTTCCAGCTTCTCACGGGCGTATTTTCCAACTTTTTTGCAATTTTCCAGTAAATTTTCTTCTTTAAATACTTCTAATGTGGCAAGCGCTGCCGCACATGCGATGGGATTGCCGCCAAATGTCGTGCCATGGCTCCCTAGCGGCCATTGCTGCATCAACTCTTTTGAGGCAACCGTTGCGCTTAGCGGAAGGCCGGAAGCAATTCCTTTGGCGATCGCCATAATGTCTGGGGTGACGCCGAATGTTTGTGCCGCAAACCATTCACCAGTGCGGCCAAACCCCGTCTGCACCTCATCGAAAATGAGTAAAATTCCATAGCGGTCACAAATCTCTCTTATTTTGCGCAGCCAGCCTTTTGGCGGCACAATATACCCTCCTTCCCCAAGCACTGGTTCTAAAATCATGCATGCCACTTCTTCCGGAGTGACTTGGTGAGCAAACAAAGAAGCCGCGTCTTTTTCAAGCTGATTCGCAAAATACATATCCGGGTCTTCCCCATTCGGACAATCTTTTGGATTGGCATACGGAAGCTGATACGTCAATCCGTTTGGCTGCAAATATTTTCGGTATTTGCTTTTGGACGTCGTTACGCTAAGCGCCCCTAAAGAACGGCCATGAAAACATCCCGTAAACGAGACAACATACGGCCTTTTCGTCACATGTTTTGCCAGCTTAATAGCCCCTTCGATCGCCTCCGTTCCGCTGTTCGCAAAAAAGAAACAGTTCAGGCCTTCAGGCATAATATGCGTTAGTTCTTCAGCCAAACGAAGGATCGATTCATACATGATTACTCCGCTTGGCCCATGCATAAGGCGGTCCGCGGCATCTTTGATGGCTTGTACGACTTTCGGATGGCGATGCCCCGTATTGGCAACAGCAATACCGGAAGTAAAATCAAGATATTTTTTTCCATCCAGTCCGTAGTAGTAGCATCCTTCTTCCTTTACCACCGGCAAGTTCGGATGGTCTTTGGCCATCGTTGGCGCAAGTAAATCGGAAATTTTGTGATAGAGATGCATCCAGTTGTTCTCTGTCATGTGCGTTTCTCCCCTTTGGCAAATCAGTTTGTTCATAAAAAAATTATGCAAATATCATACCAATATTTATATAATTCAATATTTTTAAAATTTACACGCATCAGATATCCGATCATACCAATTTTTGCTGTTTCTAGCGTTGTTTTGCTTTCATAAGAACTTGCTTCTCTATAATTGTCTAAAATTTTAGAAAAAAATAGAGAATGAAGAATGGCTAATTCCTCGTTCCATCATTCCGCTTGTGCGTACTCCTCCGTCTTATTTTAAATTACCGGTGTAACTGTCTTTTTAATTCATTTTTGAATTAAAAAATTCATTTCTAAATTAATCATCGATTTCCATTTCTTTTTCTGCTTCATGCATGCAAGCATCTATTCAGTAAAAAAAGAAAAACCGTACCACCAAAAAGGTGATACGGCTCATGATTACCGATTGCGGTTGAAAATAACCAGTTTCAATTCCGTCATCTCTTCAATCGCATAGCGAAGCCCTTCGCGGCCGACTCCGCTCTCTTTCACGCCGCCGTATGGCATATGGTCAACGCGGAACGTCGGGATGTCGTTGATCAGCACGCCGCCGACATGCAGTTTTTCCGCTGCTTCCCAGGCGACATGTATATTATCTGTATATACGCCCGCTTGCAATCCGTACCGCGAATCATTGACGAGCTCGATCGCCTCTTCGATTGAGCGGACGCGGTTAATCAAGACAATTGGCGCAAACACTTCCTGGCATGATACTTTCATCGTCGGCTGTGCGTCTAAAATCACGGTTGGAAGCAGGATGTTTCCGTCCCGTTCACCGCCAAGCGCGACTTTGGCTCCGCCTTGTTTCGCTTCTTCGATCCAGGCGAGCGCCCGATCGACATCTTTTGGCGTGATTAACGCAGAAACATCCGTATTTGGATCCAATGGATCTCCTACTTTTAGTTGTTTCGCAGCGGCAATAAATTTTTCGACAAACTCGTCATACCGCTTTTCATGCACGTAAATGCGCTGGAGCGAAATGCACACTTGCCCTTGGAAGGAAAACGCGCCAAACACGCAGCGCGGAATAATGCGGTCGACGTCTACTTGTTCATCGACAATGACTGCAGAGTTGGAGCCAAGTTCGAGCGTCACCCGCTTTAAGCCCGCTTTGTTGCGGATGCCGATTCCAACTTCCGGGCTGCCGGTAAAGGTGATCATGCTGATGCGCGGATCGGTGACGATTTTATCGCCGACGGTTCTTCCGCTTCCCGTTACGACATTTAATGCTCCTTTTGGCAGCCCCGCATTTTCAAACAGCTCCGCGATAAAGTAGGCGGAAAGCGGCGTTTGGCTTGCCGGCTTTAACACGACCGTATTGCCCGAGGCAACCGCTGGACCGAGTTTATGCGCCACCAGGTTCATTGGGAAGTTAAACGGTGTAATTGCGCCGATGACGCCGATCGGCTCTCTTACAGTAAAGGCGACGCGATTTTCCCCGCCTGGCGCCGCATCAAGCGGAACCGTTTCTCCATGAATCCGTTTCGCTTCTTCGGCGGCAAATTTGTACGTTTGAATCGT contains:
- a CDS encoding aldehyde dehydrogenase family protein, whose translation is MKTTLDKKKLYINGEWVEAKSYTTLTSPYSGEALAEIPMATEEEVERAIAAAYEARKELASMPAYKRAEILEKVVAELQERAEEAARIIALEAAKPITTAKGEVARTIQTYKFAAEEAKRIHGETVPLDAAPGGENRVAFTVREPIGVIGAITPFNFPMNLVAHKLGPAVASGNTVVLKPASQTPLSAYFIAELFENAGLPKGALNVVTGSGRTVGDKIVTDPRISMITFTGSPEVGIGIRNKAGLKRVTLELGSNSAVIVDEQVDVDRIIPRCVFGAFSFQGQVCISLQRIYVHEKRYDEFVEKFIAAAKQLKVGDPLDPNTDVSALITPKDVDRALAWIEEAKQGGAKVALGGERDGNILLPTVILDAQPTMKVSCQEVFAPIVLINRVRSIEEAIELVNDSRYGLQAGVYTDNIHVAWEAAEKLHVGGVLINDIPTFRVDHMPYGGVKESGVGREGLRYAIEEMTELKLVIFNRNR
- a CDS encoding aspartate aminotransferase family protein; its protein translation is MTENNWMHLYHKISDLLAPTMAKDHPNLPVVKEEGCYYYGLDGKKYLDFTSGIAVANTGHRHPKVVQAIKDAADRLMHGPSGVIMYESILRLAEELTHIMPEGLNCFFFANSGTEAIEGAIKLAKHVTKRPYVVSFTGCFHGRSLGALSVTTSKSKYRKYLQPNGLTYQLPYANPKDCPNGEDPDMYFANQLEKDAASLFAHQVTPEEVACMILEPVLGEGGYIVPPKGWLRKIREICDRYGILLIFDEVQTGFGRTGEWFAAQTFGVTPDIMAIAKGIASGLPLSATVASKELMQQWPLGSHGTTFGGNPIACAAALATLEVFKEENLLENCKKVGKYAREKLEVLKAKHPVIGEVRSIGLMIGIEIVHPHTGEPNGEGVMEILNRCLQKGVLFYLCGNKGEVIRMIPPLTVTKEQIDEGLNMLDQALTEYEIEIGAHPMMTKMAGK
- a CDS encoding sodium:solute symporter, translating into MSILDTGVILFYFLLLVIVGILGAKKAKTVEDYALAGRNLGLFIYLGCLSAVILGGASTIGTAKLGYQFGLSGIWFVFMIGLGITVLGLFFIHQIYGANVTTISELLGRRYNKETRLISALVAAIYTMMVSVTQVIGMGTIIHAVLGWNMTVSMLVGGGIVLFYTILGGMWSVTMTDIIQFIVMTVGIFFVMLPLSLSYVGGWKSLSEQLPATHFDLTSMGWANIFQYFLLYTLGMVVSQDIWQRVFTARTTKIARSGAVYAGLYSFAYASALSIIGMCAVIVFPTINDPQNVFAKMSLTILPHGLVGLILASVCSALMSTASGTLLASSTLLSHDILKQHWLKDISDQKFVFLSRMITLAIGITAITFAIWIQDVLVALDVAYAILSGAIFVPVVLGFFWKKATAKAGFYSIIISSLVVLVGLAVEGLSSTNPIMYGIAASIVSMIIFSYLQPSSNIQNGNIVLEEWEDEQGAL